GCTGATGGTACCCTTGTGTAAGGTGACCAGTTCTTTTGTCAATGACAGGCCGAGACCTGTACCGGTAGGGGAGAAATTGAGTTGGGTGAAACGTTGGAATACCATGTGCTGTTTCTCGGCAGAGATAGCAATACCATTGTCAACTACCTTGATGGTAAGCTGGTGATCTATGTGTACAAGCAGGTCAATTTTACCGCCGGCAGGTGTGAATTTATGTGCGTTGGACAATAAGTTATAGAGTATTTTATCCAGCTTGCCCTGGTCTACCCAGGCCATGCAGGCATCTACATTTGCACGAAATGACAAGGTGATTTGCTTTTGTGCCGCCAGGTCCGTAAAACCATTACAGATGTCCTGTATGAATTGAATCATTTCCGTTTCCTGTACCTGTAACTGCAGTTTCTTATGCTGTATTTTCCGGAAGTCCAGGAGCTGGTCAGCAAGGCGCATGAGGTGTGCGACCTGTCTTTGCATAATATGCAGATGCTTGTTGCCGGATTGCTTACCGGGAATTAATTGTTCCATGGCACTCACAATGAGTGACAGGGGTGTTCTGAATTCATGAGAAATATCTGTAAAGAAATTGAGCTTATATTCTGTCAGTTCTTTTTCCAGGGTCACTGCATGTTGTAGGCGATGAATGCGCCTGTTGATCACGATGACACACATCACCATACCGATGATCAGTGCAAGTGATAACATAATGGCTACATTCGATCTCCAGAATGGCGGTAATACCGTGATCTGTATGCGTGCTTCATGTTTGCTCCAGCTACCGTCGTCATTGGTACCCCGTACTTTGAATGTATATTTCCCGGGAGGCAGATTGCGATAAGTAGCCACATTGTAACTGGAGGGCGCATTCCATTCATCTTCATAGTTTTCTAGGATATAGGTGTATTTATTCTGCTGCGGATTCCGGAGTGCCAGTGAAGCAAAGGAGATACTGAATACTTTCTGACCCGGTTCTAAGGTGATGGACCTGGCAGTGCTGATAGATTCTTCCAGTACTACGGGATTGCCGGCCACACTCAGCCCGGTCAGTAATACGGGGGCATCTGCATTGCCATTCTTCAATTGCCCCGGGAAGAAACTGTAAAACCCATTCAGACTACCCCAGAGTAGCTGCCCGTTCTCCCTGCGAAAACACGCCCCTTCTGAGAATAAATTGCCTAATGGATTGTTGGCAAAATAGAAGACCTCGAATGTGCTCTTTTCAGGGTTGAAACGGGTTAATCCATTTTCTGTACTCACCCAGAGATTACCTTGTGCATCTTCGAGCATGCTATTTACCACATCGTGCGAAAGCCCCTGTTCAGTGGTGTAATTGATAAATGTCTTTTTTTGTGGTACAAACCTGCTAAAGCCACCACCGGTGGTGCCTATCCAGATCCTTCCCTTATGATCTTCGCAGAGACTTTTGATTTCATTACTACCCAGGCCTGCCTGATAGGTGGTGATGTCATTATTGCCCGCCAGCAGGTGTTCGGGATTAAATACGAGCAGGCCATTGTTTGTGCCGGCCCAGAGCTGGTTATGCTGATCCTGCAATAAACAGCGGATGTATACAGGGTTCACGCCATCATGAAAGAAGTTTTGCCATTCCAGTTGATTCCCACCCTTGTAGGTAGCGAGATATAAACCACTGCCAAAGGTACCGACCCACATTCTTTGCTGGCGGTCCTGCATGATGGTATACACTAATCTGTTATCTCTGCTGGGCAATAAAAAATGCCTGGCTTTTTGCTGGAGGGAATCGCGGTGTACGATGTATACGCCATCGCCTTTGGTGCCAATCCAGAGATAGCCCCTTGCATCTTCGGTCATACAGTAGATGTTTGCGCATTGGCCGGGGAGCAGGTGATCTAAGGAGCGGTTTTTTTCGAGGTGATCATTGTATAGATACAAAGCCCCATTGCGTGTACTGACCCAGATGCGTTTGTAGCTATCTTCGAAGATGGTCTTTACCCCATTGGCGGCATAGCGTTCCGGGGTTTGTGCTTCGGGGAAAATATGGGTCACATGCAGGGATTGCGGTGTGAGTTTTTGCAGACCGGTATGTTCGGCACCTACCCAGATCAAACCGGCGCGATCGGCAATGACGCTGAGCAGGTAATTGGTACTAAGGCCATTGGGATTGTCCGGATCATATACAAAACGTTGCAGCTGCCGGTTTGTTTTATCAAAACAATACAGGCCACCGCCATAGGTAGTGATCCATACCTTGCCTTTATGATCTGCTGCAAAAGCAAAGCGGCAATCGTCGATGACCTTCATGACGCTGGCAGGGATCAGTGTAATGCGCTGACTGAATGCCTGCGCGGGGTCAAGGTACCAGACGTTGCCGGTGTGGTTATTGACCCAGATGCCTGCGTCCTGGTCTGTCTCAATATCTATATGGCCGGGGATGTCTTCTCCGAATAAGCGGGTGGTGGGGATGAGACGATTGTTTTGGAGGTCAGCTATTTTCAGGCCATCCTGCTGGGTGCCCAGTAAGATCCGGTTATTGGGTAGGATAGCGGCATCTGTGAGGATGGTGCCGGGTAAAGGATCGTTGAAAGTACATTTGTTAGTGTGCAGGTCATGGATAAGGATCCCCTGTTTTTTTATAAAATACAATTGCTCCGCCTTTGTGATGGCTTTTATAAAGTTGCCTTCATACAGTGGTATTGCATTTCCCTGTTTGTCCAGCTGGTATAAGTTCTTATCTGTACCTATCCATTCTGTATGCCGGGAGTCTTCGAATATAAAATGTACCGAACCTAAGTTATAGTGGCGGCCATTGTGGAGGCAGCCGTTGGTTTTGCTATAGAGCCATACGCCTTTTGTCGTTTCAAAGAGGTGGTCGTAGGTGAGGTCGGCGCTGTCGGGTATGATATTGATGAAGGTTTCTTTGCCGGGGTCAAAGCAATGGTAATGCCCTTCGGCAGTTTTGACCCAGATAATGCCTTTTTTGTCTTCATAGAGGGAGCGGATGCGGTTGTCGCTAATGGGCTGTGTGATGCCGGTATTGGTGCGGTATACGGTGAATTTTCTGCCGTCGTACCTGTTCAGGCCATTGAGGGTGCCAACCCAGATAAATCCTTTTTTATCCTGGAGCAGGCAGCGTACGGTATTTTGGGAGAGGCCGTCGTATGTGGTGAGTTGTTCCAGCCGGATATTGGCGGAGGGATCGGTGTTGGTTCGGGAACTTGTGTGAATTTCCCCAGGGGGATTCGTGTAGGTTTTATTGGCTGTTCCGGTATGAGTTTCCCTGGGGGAACTTGTGTGAATTTCCCTGGAGGTATTTGTGTAGGTTTTACTGGCGGCTCCCGTATGAGTTTCCCTGGCAGTACCAGCCTGCGTCTCCCTGACGGTATTTGTTCGGGTTTTCTTTTCCGGATTTGTATCGACAGGGCTGGCCGAAAGAATGGAAAGCCCGGTTAAGGACGGCAATAGTAAGCCGCATAACAAATGGAAGTATTGTTGCAGTCGCATAACGTTTTTCTTTGCCGGCATCAGGTGGAACTAGCCGGATGGAATTTATAAAGCCTGAATCAGTTCGTTCGTATGAGCAATATAAAAAAATAACCCCTACTCATTATCCTATAGTGTCATAGCAACACTTTTTCGCACATTTTTCTATCCTTTTGTCAATTTTTCCATGCCGCTGACCACATTTTTACAGGGTTTACTACAATTATCCATTGCACAATTATGGGATAGGAGATAGATTTGAGGCTATGATCAGGTCTATATTTACGATAATTTGTTTGTATGTGATAATGCCAGCCCGGGCACAGCAATTTACCCGGCAGGGGAATGCATTTCAAATTCACACCGCAGCACAGTCTTTTCAGCTGGAATTTTGTACACCGACCCTATTCAGGGTGAGTTATGGTAACCCTGCCAGGGAGCCTTTGATGGTAACAAGGTATGCCTGGGATAGTGTGTCGGTACAGGTCAATGATGGAGATGGGAAATTACAGCTTACCACCAGCGGTCTCAGGGTCGTGGTTGGCACAACGGGGTTACTGGAAGTATATGATTCCAATGGCCGCTTACTCTCTGCTGATAAAAGCAGGGATTCTTCCGGCATCAAAAAAGTACTTCAGGCAGATGAGCACTTCTTTGGCTTTGGAGAGCGAATGGACTTCCTGGATCAGCGGGGTAAAAAAGTGCAGCTCGAGGTAGGCAGGGGTAAGGAGAAGCCGCATATTGTAGGTGCTTACAATGTTTTGCAGGCGAATTACAGCCCGGTACCTTTTTTCATGAGTACAAAGGGCTATGGTATTTTCCTGCATACGACCTATAATTCCAGCTGGGATATGGGGAATACAGCTTTAGATACCTATAGTTTCTCTGCTGCCCGGGGGCCACTGGAATATTACTTTATATACGGCCCTCAGTTTACAGATCTTTTGGATCAGTATACCGGTCTGACCGGTAAGTCTCCTTTATTGCCACAGTTCGCCCTTGGACTGCATGTAGGCACCTATAGCGGTGGTACCTGGGGCCATGAGGAACTGACTTCTTCCGCCTATGTGATAGAACTGGCTCGCCGGTTCAGGAAGATGGGCATCCCGGTAGATATTCTTTTCCTGGATTCTACCTGGCGATTATTTGGGGAGAACGGAGGTAAAGGAGCAACTTCTTTTGAGTGGAGAGAGACCTTTAGTAATCCGAAGGCAATGTTCGACACCCTGTACAATTTACATTATAATATGGTGGGCCTGCATATCCGGCCAAGGATAGACAATGGTACACGCTATAAATTGTTAGACACTGCGAGGAGTTTACATTATACATATCCGGAGGCGAATAACCCCGGTGAGTTCATCAACTATTTTGATTCTGCCGCTGTGAGCTGGTGGTGGCAACATGCTGCCATGAAAGTAGCCGCTGCTGGTGCACGTTTTTTTAAGACAGACGAGGGCAGCGCTTTTGGTGCCCTGGCCAATGAAAGTGCAAAGACCGGCCCCGGTGGCCCTGAAGCCCAGCGCCTGCACAATGTATTCCCGATCGCGTATGCGAAGGCGGCGTACGAGCAGTTTGCTGCTTATAACCAAATGCGTGGTCTGAACCAAACCCGCGAAGGCTATGCCGGTATTCAGCGTTTCCCTTTCATCTTTGCGGGTGACTGGCCCAGTCAATGGCAGTACTTTGAACCGGTGATAAAAGCGGGTTTGAATATAGGCGTATCCGGTGTCGGTTACTGGGCGCATTGCATGGGGGGATTTGAGCAAGCTGCAGATCCGGAATTGTATGTACGCTGGGTACAGTTTGGTATGCTAAGCCCGGTGGCTTTATTATTCGGCATGGATCATCCGGGCTATAAAGAGCCCTGGCGTTATGGCCGGGAAGTCACCGAAATCTTTAAGCAATATGATGAAATGAGGTATAGCCTGCTACCATATCTTTATAGTGCCAGCTATCATCAGTATAAAACCGGTACGCCCATCATGAGCGCCCTTGTACTGGCTTACCAGGATGATGTAAATGTTTACAACATTGCAGATCAGTACCTGCTTGGAGAGAATATCATGGTATGCCCGGTTACAGAAAAAGGGGCGGCCACCCGCGTGGTGTATCTACCACAGGGCGAATGGATCGACTACTGGACAGGCCGGCATTATGAGGGAAAGACCTACCTGAATGCCGTATGCCCGCTTGACAAAGTACCTATCTTCATTAAAGCAGGCAGCATTATTCCAAAGCAGCAGGTGGTGCAGTATGTAGGGCAGCGTGTAATCGACAATGTGATACTGGAAATATATCCCGGCACTGAGAGCAAGGCAGACCTGTATACCGATGATGGCAAAAGCCTGCAATATCAGCAGGGGAGCTATGCAATTACCCACATAGATCAGCGGACAGAAAATGGCAGCTGCCGCATACACATCAGTGCACCTGAAGGGAAATTTAACGCTCCCACCAGGACCTTTACCCTCAGGGTGCATTTAGACAAAGCTCCTGCCAATGGCAAGGGGCAATACGATGCCGCTGCGCAGGTGTATACCCTCACAGGCATCGAGGCCAGTAAAGAAAATACGATACTCATCAACTGATATGAAACAAACTGGATTGATAGCATTGCTGCTTGGCTGTATGCTGTCTGTAAAAGCACAAACAATTTCCCTGAAGGGAGAATGGCAGTTCACCACTGATTCTGCCGGACAATGGAGCACCGTGAAACTACCGGGTTCTATGCTGGAAAACGGGAAGGGCACAGATGTGTCGGTGAACACGAAATGGACAGGGAGTATCTATGATAGCTCCTGGTACTTCAATCCTGAAATGGCGAAATACCGGGTGCCGGGGAATATTAAATTTCCTTTCTGGCTTACACCGGCAAAGACCTATGTCGGTCCGGCATGGTATCAGAAAGTAGTTACTATTCCGGCTGACTGGAAGGACCGGCGTATTACATTCACTATGGAAAGACCGCATTGGGAAACAGTGGTGTATGTAGACGGGCAGCGTGCCGGTATGCAGAATAGTATGAGTGCGCCACATATATATGATTTGTCTGCCTTGCTGCCCCCGGGGAAGCATACAATTTTGGTGCGTATTGATAACCGGATTAAGGAGGTCAATGTAGGACCCGATTCACATAGTATAACAGATCATACACAGGGGAACTGGAATGGAACGATCGGCAAACTGGAATTGAATGCAGGGAGTACAATATGGATGGAGGATGTGCAGGTATACCCGGATGTGAAGAATCATGTGGCGCGGTTGAAAATAATAGTGGGTAGGAAAAATAAGGGAGCTGTAGGCGGCCATATCGTTGTGTCTGCGAATAATATACCAGCGAAGGAATTTCCGTTTCAACTGAAAGAGGACACGGGCACTGTGGTGGTCGATTATCCAATGGGGAATGATGTATTGCTGTGGGATGAGTTTCATCCTAACTTATACACTTTGCAGGTACAGCTGACACCTGCGGATGGTGAGGCCAGTGTAAAGAACATCATTTTCGGTATGCGGGAATTCAGCATCTACAATACCCGCTTTATGGTGAATGGCAGGCCTGTATTTCTGCGTGGTACGGTAGACAATGCGGTGTTTCCTTTAACGGGGTATCCGCCGATGGATGAAGCCAGCTGGATGCGTATTTTCCAGAAAGCGAAATCATATGGTCTGAATCATATGCGTTTCCATTCCTGGTGCCCGCCGGAAGCTGCTTTCAGCGCGGCTGATAAAGTAGGTTTTTATTTGCAGCCGGAAGGACCCAGCTGGGCGAATCATGGTACCTCACTGGGCGATGGTCTGCCGGTAGATCAATACATTTATGATGAAACCAATCGCATAGCGAAAGCATATGGAAACTATGCATCTTTCTGTATGCTCGCTTATGGCAATGAACCCAAGGGCGGTCACCAGGTAGATTACCTCACGCAATTCATTGCCTACTGGAAAGAGAAAGATAACAGGCGTGTATATACAGGCGCCTCTGTAGGTAATAGCTGGCCCCTGGTGCCGGACAATGAATACATGGTAAAGGCGGGGGCACGTGGTCTGCGCTGGTCTACATTGCCGGGGAGTGATTTCGATTACTATGAGCGTATCAAAGATTTTCATGTACCCTATGTCAGCCATGAAATGGGGCAGTGGTGTGTGTATCCTGACTTTACTGAGATACCCAAATATGCAGGATTATACAAGGCAAAGAATTTCGAGATCTTCCGCGACCAGCTGAACGCACATCACATGGGTGCACAGGCGAAAGATTTCTTTATGGCTTCCGGGAAATTGCAGGTCCTGTGTTATAAAGCTGAGATAGAAGCGGCGTTGCGTACACCTGGTCTGGCGGGCTTCCAGTTATTGTCCATCAATGATTATCCCGGTCAGGGCACGGCATTGGTAGGAGTATTGGATCCATTCTGGAATGAAAAACCTTATGTCAGCGAAAAGGAGTGGCGGCGTTTTTGTAGTCCGACGGTATTGCTGGCAAGAATACAAAAGTTTGTATATACCAGCCGGGATACCCTGCATGCAGCTATATCAGTAACGAATTTTGGAGAGAAAGCATTGGGTGCTTTGCAGCCTGTATGGAAGATAAAAGACAAGACAGGAAAGGTATTGCAGCAGGGTACATTCCCTGTTACGAATATTCCATTAGGTGATAATATCCCTTTAGGTGAATTGCATGTGCCTTTAAATTTTAATGGAAATGTAATTTTAGAGACCAGTCTGGATGGTACGGAAATAAGCAACAGCTGGCCGCTGTGGGTATATCCGCCTGCGTTAGAAATCACTGATAAAGGGGTGTATGTATGTGATACACTGGATGCTACCGCACAAAAAGAATTACAGAACGGGGGCAAGGTGTTACTGCTGGCAGCAGGCAAGGTACAGCAGGGGAAAGAAGTGATACAAAACTTTACACCGGTGTTCTGGAATACATCCTGGTTTAAGATGCGACCGCCGCATACGCTGGGTATTTTAGTGAACCCCAAGCATCCATTGTTTGCAGATTTTCCAACCGATTATTATAGTGATTACCAGTGGTGGGAGCTGGTGAATAATACGCAGGTGATGGACCTGTCAGATTTCCCAGCAGGCCTGACCCCGTTGATCCAGAACATAGATACCTGGTTCCTGAACAGGCGAATTGGGATGGCGGTAGAAGCGAAAGTAGGGAAGGGGCGTTTGCTCATATCAAGTATTGACCTGAAAAAGGAAGGGATCGTTACCCGGCAACTGCATTATAGTTTACTGAAGTATATGCAGTCAGCTAAATTCAATCCTGCTGTAGAGGTGAAGCTGCCGGTGATCCAGGAATTGTTCAGACCCGGTGCATCCAGGAAGATTAACCTGTATACGAAGGATAGTCCGGACGAATTGAAGCCGACAACATTACGTTTGCCATCAGTAGTGGGAGATCATATGGTGTTGCAGCAAAATGCGGAAGTGAATATCTGGGGATGGGGGAATGCCGGTGAGAAGGTGACGATCCGGAATAACTGGGATAATAAAACGATAGCGACGACGGTGGGTAAAGATGGACGCTGGCAGGCGGTATTGCCTACGGCTAAAGCAGGTGGCCCTTATACACTGGCGATAAATAATATTCGCCTGTCTGATATTTATTTAGGGGAAGTATGGCTTTGCTCAGGTCAGTCAAATATGGACATGACAGTGGCCCGCGAAGACAGGTATTGGTGCGGGGTATATAATGAAGCTGCAGAAGTGGCAGCAGCAAATTATCCCTTGATCCGTGTGTTTGATACGGACTTTACGCCGACAGATACGATTCAGTCTGATGTAAAAGGGAAGTGGGAAATTTGTTCACCAGCAACGGTTGGTCATTTCTCTGCTGCTGCTTATTTCTTTGCCCGTCATCTGCAACAGCAATTACATGTACCGGTAGGTTTACTCACGACGGCTTATGGTGGCAGTACAGCGGAAGCATGGATAAGCAAAAAAGAATTGGCTACACATAATTTCCAGTCCTTATTAGATGTATATACTGCGCGGAAAGCGGGTTATGATACAAGCTTTGTTGCACGAAGTAAATATGCGGTAGCTTTAGAGAAATATAACACAGATGCTGCTGTGGCAAAGGCGGAACATAAAGACCCACCGAGAGCACCGAAGGACCCTAATCCCCAGCATGATCAGCATAGTCCGGCAGTGTTATACAATGGCATGGTAGCACCGCTGGTTCCTTATACAATTAAAGGAGCAATCTGGTACCAGGGAGAATCCAATGCAAACAATCCAAACATTTATCGTTCACTGATGGAGACATTGGTAGCGGGATGGCGGGCGGAATGGCAGCAGGTAGAATTCCCTTTTTATTATGTGCAGTTAGCGAATTATGGTAAGCCGGATTCATTGGCAGTGAAAGAGAATGGAACGGTGTTAATCAGGCAGGCGCAGCTGGAGAATTTAAGTATTCCGAATAGTGGGATGGCAGTGGCGATAGATAATGCAAACCCGGAAGATCCGGGGAATATACATCCGAAGAATAAGCAGGAGATCGGGCTGCGATTAGCTTTGATCGCAGAGGCGAAAACCTATGGACAGAATAATGTCTACAGTGGTCCTGTGTATTCAAAGATGGAAATAAAAGGGAAGGAGATCCGTTTGTATTTTGAACATACTGATGGAGGATTGGTCGCGAAAGGCGATACATTGAAAGGGTTTGCGATTGCAGGTGCGGATCAGAAATTTGTATTTGCGAATGCAAGGATTGAGGGGAATACAGTGCTTGTATCAGCACCCGGAATATCAAAACCATTGGTAGTAAGATATGGATGGGCAGGTAATCCTGTTGTGAATTTGTATAACAGGGCCGGGCTGCCTGCAAGTCCATTTAAAACAGATAAATAATTTGCATTTTGACCAAATGCAGGTCATACCAGTTCCGCTGGCAAAAAACAGTTTCTACCGAAGGTGGGAACTGTTTTTTTTTGCTCATTGCGATTAAATCACCATTAAATAGTACAAATTTCCATTGTTCCCCTACACCCCTGCGCCTACTTTTACCCACATGGAATCGCATTACCAACAACAACGGCTTACGCGTCTCAAACGATTAGAAAAACTATTACTCATTCTTATTATATCGGCTACCGCACTGGTGGCCTGGCTAATCTTTTTCAATTAGTATCAACCAACGAAAGCGTTATGAAAAAACTTCTATTGCTGGCTGCATTGCTCATTCCGCAATGCCTCTATGCAGCATTCGCCCCCGTAACAGGACAAATCGTGGACGATGCAGATCAGACACCATTAATCGGCGTGAGTGTGCAGGTGAAAAATACCCCCAGAGGTACCACCACCAATGCCCAGGGACAATTCACGCTCGACGTATCTAACAATGCAACACTTGTGATCTCTTATGTCGGTTATGAATCGAAAGAGGTCACCGTCAGTGGCCCACATCTCAGCATCCGTTTATCCAAGGTAAACAGAGGATTGAATGAGGTCGTCGTTATCGGCTATGGCAGCGTTGCTAAAAAGAACCTGGTCGGCGCTGTAGCATCTATCGGCGAAACCCAGATCAAAGATCGGCCCATCACCCGCATCGATCAGGCCCTTGCTGCCCAGATGCCCGGAGTGCAGGTACAGTCTGTAACCGGTACACCCGGCGCCGCTTTACAGATCAGGGTGCGGGGTGCTGCCTCCGTATCAGGCAGCAATGATCCCCTGTACATTGTAGACGGTGTTCCCGTAGAAGACCTTGGCGACATGGACCCTGCTACCATTCAATCCGTAGACGTGCTCAAAGATGCATCGGCGGCAGCGATCTATGGTGCCAGAGGTTCCAATGGTGTAGTGCTCATCACTACCAAAAGAGGGAAAAGCGGCAGACCCGTTATCGCTTTCTCTGCTAACTATGCAAGGCAGGCACCGGAAAAATTAGTAGCCATGATGTCGCCCACACAATGGATCCAATTGAAGAAAGATCTCATTGATTCCTCCTGGACAGCCTATGGCAGAACCAAAGGGAAGAACTACCAGGCCGGCGATAACATGAATTTCCGGGCAACAGAATTAGGAGGTACTACCGCCAATACGCATAAACTGGCCAACACTACCTACATGTACGATCCTTACTGGAATTACGGTACAGACAGTCTCGATTTCGTAGACTGGCAGGATGAATTCTTCCAGCCGGCATGGATGCAGAAATACAATCTCTCTGCATCCGGCGGCAATGAAAACGTGGCCTACCTCTTATCGGGTGAATACATGGATCAGGATGGGATGGCTGTGAACACCGGTTATAAGCGTTATACCTTCCGTTCTAACATGGAAATAAAACTCAGCGATCGCGTAAAACTGGGTTTGAATTTATCACCTTCTATCTCCTGGACAGACGGCGCCGGTATTGATGGCCGCGGAGGAATAGGGCCTTCAGTAGCAGGTACCGCACCTATCCAGGAGAAAGGTGTCGGTGTACACTCCGGTGCCATTGGTACGGATGCGTATCGTTGGGTGGCGGACCAGATCAGCCCTGTGGAAGTGATGGAAAAGACGATGAACAAAACGGAGCTGACGAAACTGCTTTCCCAGATGTACATCAATGCTGCCCTGGCAAAAGGTCTCCGCCTGAACCTGACCGGTGCCTGGAACAGCAGCAGCAGTGACTATAAATATTATCAGCCTACTTCCGTTACTTCTGCCAGGCGTACGGCGGCAGAAGGTTCACAGAGCACCGCTACCCGCAAAACTTCCCGCAATCAATACTACCTCTTCCAGGCTTTGCTCACCTATGATAAACAAGTGGGTAAACATGGCTTTAACTTCATTGCGGGCGCTAGTACGGAAAATAACAATATAGCTACCAGCACCCAGACCAATAAAGTATTCGCCAATGATAACCTGTATACTTTTGACCAGGGATCCTCTACCGTGACAGCCAGTAGTACCACTGAATCAAAACGTACACTGGTTTCCTTCTTTGGCCGTATCAACTACAATTATAACAGCCGTTATTTATTGTCTGTGAGCTTCAGGCAGGATGGTAGTTCCCGTTTTGGGGAGGATTCCCGCTGGGGTGCATTTCCCGCTGCCTCTGTAGGCTGGAGGATCAGTGATGAACGATTTATGAGTGGGCTGAAACATATTTTCAATGACCTGAAACTCCGCTACGCATGGGGGATTGCAGGGAATGACAGAATAGGAGGTGATTACCCTGCCATCGGTTTGGTGACCAGTACAAACTACGTATTTGGTGAAACCCAGGCACAAACCACCGGTTTCTCCGTGACCAGTATCACCAACCCTAACCTGCGCTGGGAAAAAACGACCTCCAATGATGTTGGTTTTGATGCCAGTGTGCTGAAAGACCGTCTCTCTATTTCTTTCGATTATTACGACAAGATGACCAGAGACCTGCTGCTCAGCGTACCCGTGGCCAGGGCTACCGGTTTTACTAAGCAAAATGCCAATATCGGTTCTGTGAGAAACTGGGGGTATGAGATCAACCTGAGCACAAGGAATATCAAAACGAAGAACTTCAACTGGGAGACCTCCCTGAACTTCTCCTGGAACAAGAACAAGGTGGTAAAACTGAACAATGACAACACCCCCATCTACACCGGTTGGGAGAGTACTGTAAAAATAGCTGTAGGAAGGCCTTTATACTCCTATGTTCTCTACGATGCTGTAGGAGTATACCAAACCGAAGATCAGCTTAAAAACCTGCCTAAAAGGGCCAGTACGATCATTGGTGATCCTGTGTACAGAGACGTAAACAAAGACGGCAGTATCGATGCCAATGACATGACCGGGGTAGGTCACCCTGATCCCAACTATACCTGGGGGATGACGAACCGTTTCAGTTACAAGCGTTTCGATCTGTCTGTTTTATTCCAGGGTCAGTGGGGCAACCAGATCTTCAGCATGTTCGGCCGCAACATTGACCGGCCTACTACTGGCCTGGGCAACTACAATGCAAAGCAGGTATGGGTGAACCGATTCCGTAGCCTGAGTGAGCCCGGTGATGGCAAGACTCCCCGCATTGATGCCTCTACAGCCAGTTTGTACGATACCCGCTGGTTATACAGTGGTGCTTTTTACAAGATCAAGAACATCACCCTCGGTTATACTTTCCGCCCTGGAATCGTAAAAGGGATCAGCAGTGCCAGGTTGTATTTCAGCGTAGACAATCTGTGGATGCATGATAGTTATTCCGGTGGTTATTCCCCTGAAGCATTTCAGTATGATTACCTGAGTGACTGGTCCAGTTATCCGACTGCACGCACTTACAGCATGGGTATTAATATCGGATTATAAAAATGAGCCACATGAAATATTTTATCGCAATCATTTGCATCAGCATATTAGCGGCCTGTAATAAAGATTTTCTGGATACAGCGCCCATCTCCAATCAGAATGAAAGCAGCTTTTATAAA
This window of the Chitinophaga sancti genome carries:
- a CDS encoding sialate O-acetylesterase is translated as MKQTGLIALLLGCMLSVKAQTISLKGEWQFTTDSAGQWSTVKLPGSMLENGKGTDVSVNTKWTGSIYDSSWYFNPEMAKYRVPGNIKFPFWLTPAKTYVGPAWYQKVVTIPADWKDRRITFTMERPHWETVVYVDGQRAGMQNSMSAPHIYDLSALLPPGKHTILVRIDNRIKEVNVGPDSHSITDHTQGNWNGTIGKLELNAGSTIWMEDVQVYPDVKNHVARLKIIVGRKNKGAVGGHIVVSANNIPAKEFPFQLKEDTGTVVVDYPMGNDVLLWDEFHPNLYTLQVQLTPADGEASVKNIIFGMREFSIYNTRFMVNGRPVFLRGTVDNAVFPLTGYPPMDEASWMRIFQKAKSYGLNHMRFHSWCPPEAAFSAADKVGFYLQPEGPSWANHGTSLGDGLPVDQYIYDETNRIAKAYGNYASFCMLAYGNEPKGGHQVDYLTQFIAYWKEKDNRRVYTGASVGNSWPLVPDNEYMVKAGARGLRWSTLPGSDFDYYERIKDFHVPYVSHEMGQWCVYPDFTEIPKYAGLYKAKNFEIFRDQLNAHHMGAQAKDFFMASGKLQVLCYKAEIEAALRTPGLAGFQLLSINDYPGQGTALVGVLDPFWNEKPYVSEKEWRRFCSPTVLLARIQKFVYTSRDTLHAAISVTNFGEKALGALQPVWKIKDKTGKVLQQGTFPVTNIPLGDNIPLGELHVPLNFNGNVILETSLDGTEISNSWPLWVYPPALEITDKGVYVCDTLDATAQKELQNGGKVLLLAAGKVQQGKEVIQNFTPVFWNTSWFKMRPPHTLGILVNPKHPLFADFPTDYYSDYQWWELVNNTQVMDLSDFPAGLTPLIQNIDTWFLNRRIGMAVEAKVGKGRLLISSIDLKKEGIVTRQLHYSLLKYMQSAKFNPAVEVKLPVIQELFRPGASRKINLYTKDSPDELKPTTLRLPSVVGDHMVLQQNAEVNIWGWGNAGEKVTIRNNWDNKTIATTVGKDGRWQAVLPTAKAGGPYTLAINNIRLSDIYLGEVWLCSGQSNMDMTVAREDRYWCGVYNEAAEVAAANYPLIRVFDTDFTPTDTIQSDVKGKWEICSPATVGHFSAAAYFFARHLQQQLHVPVGLLTTAYGGSTAEAWISKKELATHNFQSLLDVYTARKAGYDTSFVARSKYAVALEKYNTDAAVAKAEHKDPPRAPKDPNPQHDQHSPAVLYNGMVAPLVPYTIKGAIWYQGESNANNPNIYRSLMETLVAGWRAEWQQVEFPFYYVQLANYGKPDSLAVKENGTVLIRQAQLENLSIPNSGMAVAIDNANPEDPGNIHPKNKQEIGLRLALIAEAKTYGQNNVYSGPVYSKMEIKGKEIRLYFEHTDGGLVAKGDTLKGFAIAGADQKFVFANARIEGNTVLVSAPGISKPLVVRYGWAGNPVVNLYNRAGLPASPFKTDK